The Hordeum vulgare subsp. vulgare chromosome 7H, MorexV3_pseudomolecules_assembly, whole genome shotgun sequence DNA window CACGAAAGAAGAGATGAAGGAGGGACGAAGGCAATTCCacctaagcggtactaccgctgtctagagcggtactaccacaaaTAAGAGGTAGTATTTCTTCCTACTACCGCTCTTAGTCCGTTGTGGGTTCCAGGCCCATAAGGAAGAGCGGTAGCGGTGTGGTAGTAAcagacggtactaccgctcgggagcggtactaccgcgccgtACTACGAGTCAGAAACCGCTGAGTCCGACGCGAAAAATGTCGAGACACCAAAGCCATCGATAGAGCGCGtggaaaaaactccaacatcgagaacattatagaagatgcatatggactccgttttcgatgaactcgagcttctcGTGAAGATGACCatgagctctaaaactcacaaagaaaaacaccaaacaagaaccaagaaagatgatgcaaggatgcaaatggtttgagctctcaacgaatgatacgatcaagctactcacttgagaggcccccttgatagtatgtctatcgatcctataacccggtctctCAACTACCACCATGAAACCGGtagaatagaaaacctatcaagggcaaacctataccttgcacatagtcagtcCACTTGAGttagatgatgatgattttgacttcctcaagatggaccaccttttttCATTGCGTTGGCTCGACGAAGAATAGTtgcttgctcccccatactccactatggatgagccactcttcgacacatcttcacaagtccattatcaccacaatggacgacaagcttcaagcatgatatcttcgtgatgctccacttgaacttgcacactgcaatcttgatgacgatcaccacttgatgtcatcctccatgggttgtacgagatcttcctcttgacacaagcccatggaaataTACCTAACCTCATATAGAACTCTCACGTAGACcataggttagtacacaaagcgtaatggataatgcttaccatatcatggggtcgcttgatccctctcgatacatttTATACGCTTTTGTGTGTtggtcaacttgattcactctttcactTAGTCTTTATCAACCATGTATCTTATCTTCTCCCTTtataaagatgatgtcttgatGGTAAACATGAATActcacacaatcttcttcttcaagacatgcttgcaataatcTCAACTCtgacatgaccaatctttggataaaaccttgaataccaccttggtcaccatataaaccccttgaaaccaacagatggacttcaagaagtgcctatgaacaaatccttcgaatataactcaaggcaaccattagtccatagagattgtcatcaattaccaaaaccacacatgaagAAATGTGCTCTTACAAAGGTTAAAATTGTGAAGTTCCCTAAACTCCATGCCACCTTTCTTCTCTAGAACACACATCTTCCACCATGCAAGCCAATGCATTTTATTTTTCTCCTCCTTATGACCCCACCAGAATCTCGCAATCTCATCAATAATGGATTTACAAATCCCTTTTGGAAGTTTAAAAACTGACATAGGTTACAAAGGAATTGCATGTGCAACTGATTCAAAAAGTATCTCTTTTCCTTGCATTGAGAGGATATTTTCCTTCGAACCTTTCAAACGCTGACGTATTCTATCAATGAGGTGTTGAAGGCAGTCACTACGGTCTACCCCAACCATGGTGGGAAAACCTAAATATTTGTCAAACACGGCTTTGATCAAAATATCCAACTACCTATGAATATCATCTCTAACACTCGCATTAGTATTGGGGCTAAAGAAAATAGTAGATTTTGCATTACTCACCAGTtttccgaaactgctacaataggTATCCAAAACTTTTTTCAAGGTATTTGCATTATGGACGTTAGCTCACTGGGAATGAAGGAATCGTCAACAAAAAGGAGATGGGAGATAGATGGAGCGTTTCTGCACACTTGTATGCCTTCAATTGCACGAACTTCCTCTTCATGAGCGAGCAAGCATGAAAGACCCTCAAAACAAAGCAGAAAAAGATATGGTGACAAGGGATCCCCCTGTCTCAGGCCTCTAGTTGGCAAGAATTCCTGAGTCTATGTATCATTAAATCTTACTCTATAGCCATCGAGGAAACACATCCATAATCAGATCAACCCATTGCGAATGAAACCCCAACTTCAACATCATCTGTTttagaaaaccccattcaactcTATTGTATACCTTCAACATATCCAACTTGACTGCACAGTACCCATTGGACCCATGGGTCTTCTTTTTTATTGGATGAGAACACTCATAAGCCACCAACACATTAGTTGTAATTAGTCTACCTGGCACAAAAACACTTAGCGTTGGGGAAGTAACTTCTGGTAGAATCTTCTTTAGACTATTAGCCAACATTTTGGAGATGATCGTATATACAACGTTGCATAGACTAATTGGCCTATATTGAGTGATTACCTCTGGAATTTCTACCTTTGGAATCAAACAATGTTTGTTTGATTCCATCCATTTGGGATTTTCTTATTATTAATTGCATCAAGAACTTCATTAGAAAGCTCATCTCCAAGGATATGCAAAAACCTCTTGAAGAAAATTGCATGCAGTCGTCCGGGTCCGGTGCCTTCATGTCCCTGATCTAAAACAGAGACTTGCGCATCTCATCCCTGGAGTATGGTGCAATAAGAAGCCTATTCATACTGCTCGTTACACGTGGCTTGACCTCATGCATAAGTTTCTGTCAATATTAGTTGAATCTGGCATAAAGTGGTTACCAAAATAGTCACAAATTAATGCCAGCCAAACGAGTTGATGGAGCAAACGAGCTAAAGTGAATCGGGAGCGAGTGAGGGAGAGATATTTTAATGGGCCACGGGCCACTACAGTTCGTATGAGCGTAGAACCAACCAAGAGAAGGTTATTTTTCCCAACACGCATCTATAGCGAGAAATAGGAGCTCCCGAGGTGGGTTGTCTAGCACACGGTCCTCTCGTTAGGTTATGGGCTTTTTAAACCTTTCTCGTTCTAGGGGCTTGTTTTGGGGAGGTGATATATATTGCTCCTCAGATCGCTCATAGTCATTGTAAATGGGTCAGGCCCAGCGGACAATTAgacatgcctctctctctctctctcttctttttatGTCGGTCGGTTTTATTTCTCAAAAAGATACATCCTAATTGGTTTTATTTAATTTTAAAATGTTCGCAATTaagaaaaaatgttcatgaattaaaaaaatgtttataaaATTGAAAATATGAACCGTATAAAAAGAAAAGGAGCTTTTGAATTGCACTAAAAATTTCATTTCTAGCAAAAATATGGAGTAAATACATACAATCGCCTAACACATATAATTGCTTCATTTCACCTATCTTCCTCGAGTCCATCTTCTCCTACCTCGATGATCttgccatggatcctctcttgtccTACCTCCTGATCCTACCATGGATGTGCCTCCCTTGACAAACCCAAATCGACGATGTACATGTGCATCCCAAGAGATCAAGCTCAAGTCGGCTTACTGCAAGGCCAACACGAGGCTGCTGCAAGATGGCATCTCAACTCTGGCGAGCTCCTCAGCGTGCTGCAAGGCTAGGAAGAGATTGCTGCATGTCGCTGCTTCAAGACGGCGTCCCAACTCCGTCGAGCTCCAGGCAGTGTGCTGCAAGGCCAGGGGCGTGGCTGCTGCAAGCCAACGTCGCAGCTCCGACGAGCACTAGAcgatggccctgtttggatctaTGGGTTAGAGTTGGAGTTGGTTAGATTAGACCGAACTAACCCCAAAACATTCAAACAAGaaggttagagttggttagatgcatctaacccattcAAAAGAactaacccacccaagaggtgcttatttgggttagagttaggtgggaTCCAAAAAAAGTTACTTTTTCCTGTACCTCCACCACATCAAATCCTGATTAAAGGAGTTAAATGATTGAAAAAGGTACAtttattgacaatctaaccctgccatccaaacacctctttggttagagttaATTCAGGGTTAATCTaaggttagaatctaactctaacctctaatcgagttagagtatccaaacaggaccGATGTGCTGCAAGGTCGGGACAGAGTTGCCAACCGTTGCTATAACTTTGATGAGTTTCGAACGGCATGTAAGGCCCGTGCGGTTTCTGAGACACGAAGAATGTTGCAATGACAACATGACTCATGTTGCAAAGGTCTTATGACAGCAATGATAAGGGTTATGTTTTATGTGACAACATGGCTCATGTTGCAAAGCTTTGGCACAAACTGAGAACGGATCGGAGGACTCTCGTTCACCGAATCAAGCGGTTTGGAGAGCGGATGATTTTCTTCGCACGACAGCCGACACGTAGCACGCGCCGAGAAATAACAATCTCTCACAAAGAGATCAGCTCTTCCTTTTAATAAAAGCTAGTAATGAAATTACAGGTTCTGAAACTGCATTTATTTTCTAGAGATACAAACTGCGTGGCGTCTCAGACGTCGCCATCAGCCAAATACACCCCTATGTACCTGGCGCTCCGCGGATCAGGATAAGATGAACCATTATGCTAATGTCAATGAGGGGAGGATGCGGTCATGTCTGTCCACAAGTAAAGAACTCCATTCCCGGTCATGCTCCAGGTCAATCACATTGCAGCACGACGCAGCACGCACATCACGCGCTCCATCAGAGCGTGTACGGATAGACCACCGGAGCCCCGAATCAGCACGTGATCCAAGGGAGATTCCATCAGTCAGCAGGCCTCATCAACAAACGCACTGCCGACACGCACCTGTCCTGATCAGCGCCTCAAACCAGATGCGACACATGACACCACACCACACGCAAATTGAATTCAGGCAATCAAGCTGCTGCTCCCGCTTGCTTACAGTGTCGTTCGTCTCAGAGAACACCAACCAAATTCACAAACTGTAACCACGGCCGGGGCCGGCGACGAGCCGCTCCAAACAGGCTGAAGTTTGATTTGGGATTCTTCGCTGCGAAAGTGTCGCCGCTACATCCGAGCAGGAGGCGGCACTCATGTGTTtccaaaaaagagaagaaaaaaaggctTTTCACCAGCATCACTTTATAAGATGGGTGCTAAATATATACAGAATGGAAGCTAGGATAACGAAAATCTATTGCAAACGAGCGACGGCGGCGGAGGGTTTCTGTTGCTACTTTTTATGCACAGGAAGTCTGGGGCTGGGGCGGCGCCTAGCAACGACCGGGCGGGAAAAGAAACGAAAACGAGCAGGGGATACAGTTTCCTGATGGCTGCGGCATCACATCGCGGCTGCAAATCCCTTTCTTTATCAGCTGGTTCTATCAGGTAGTGCGCCGATCACCGACCATATCTTGTATCCCTGGAGGAAGAAGCATCAAACATCAGATAGAGTCAGAGtttggagaggaggaagagaactcaATCAAGGTTGAAATACAAAAGCAAATTCTATGAATCCAAAGGTAGCAGTCATGCTGAATCTCATAATACTACTCCTTACAACATAAAATCCTCACAAGAAGTTCTGGTATACACACCTAAACAAATACATCCTTTAGTCCTAAACAACTAGCTCATGAATAAAGAGCAGATAAGAGATGGCTAATAAAAGGAAGCAGGCCTATCGGTGATTGTTTTGGAGACTAGTGTGTGCCTATTGGGACTTGTGTACTTTAGGTGCATGTGGATACAATATAACTGCAATAACTATGGCATAGAATAGCAGATTGTCTATACTGACCTGTAATGGAAACTAGCCATTCTTCCTGGTGTTGACATACTAGGCACGGCCCCTGTGACAATGTACTCATCAtcgatttcatcaaatctgatttCCCTCAGGTCAACAGCTTGTGTCGGAACCTCGAGATTGAAGTTTTCCAGATGAGCCTGATTGCTGTTCCTCCTTCCACTTCCTCTATTGTCCCTTCCTCTCCCTCTTCTTCGACTTCTTGGATATCTACAAAAAGCCTTGCAACAAATAAAAGACCACCACTTCCTCCTAACCCTGCGGAGAACTTCATAGTCATCTCCAGTATCATCATCCCCATACTCAATCACATAGTCTCCGAGAACGATACCATTAGGAACTTGTGCATGTATTGTGCTCAAGACATCCACGATATCAGAAGACTGCTGGAAGTTGTCCCAATCAACTTGCCTGGCAGGGTCGATTTCTGAAGGGCGTGAATCTGGGTGCTTCTGCTGCGTGTGCTTCTGCAGCTCATTGAAGTTACCAGTAAAGGAACAGCAATCCTCTTCACAGCATCTCTTCTTCTGGTTAAGATGCAGACGAGCCTCACTGTTAACAATCCACCCAATGACGTCGCCTCTACACAACGGGCAACTTGGGCGGTTGTTTGCATGGGACGACACGATGTGGATGCTATCAAGAGGGGCCACAGCTATAGACGAGACCTTGACATTGGCAGGCAGCTCATAGGCACCTTTGAACCTCTCGAGACAGTTTGAGCGGGTCTGGTCGGTGTCACACACAAACGGCCTGCAACCCTTCTCGTAAGACGTGCACCTCAGCAGGACTGCATTGTGAGGGTAATCTAGACAGATTGGGCAGGTGACATCCTCCTTCCAGCTTTTATCAAGATGCATGTCCAGATCAAAAGAGCTGGGCCTCACCACCTTCTTCACCATCAGGTTCCCTGAACCCATGCCGAACTCGGTAGCGCAGCGCGTGTCCCTTAACAGGTGCAACTTTTCATCACAGCCTGCATGGCATCAACAAGCAAGCAGACAATTAGCTACAAGTTTCATCATTTTCTAAACATAGCATATCTGTTGTTGTGCACGCAGCACCGTGACATATTTAGCATTTCCATCAATACAGGACACGGCATGCTGATGGATGATGACAGTCTATGTATGGCACAGTAAAGACATCTTCAGTACCCAATCAGTCCACGTAATCATTAATTTTTCCCCCATAAGCTCTTTTGATCCGCTAATGATTTGCTAAAAGTCTATTCCGTTGCGTTTATGCTGAGAAACTAAAAAGGAGAATCCCGGCCCAACCCCCCTAACGCAACTGAACTGCTGCTGGTTTCGCCGGCGTCGTCTGATTTCACGCCCCCACATAAATCAGCCCCTTGAATCAGTAAAGCACAATCCCAAATAGAAGTCGATCTGGGTGGGTACTGGCGAAAAACCAACCAAAACTCCTGACCAGCCCTCCTTGAATCCGCATCTGCACAGGGCCGCGCGGAGGAGATCGGGGCAGGGAGCCCCTCCCCCGTCGAATCACGCTAGACGAGCATGCTGTATCCGCAGCCTAAACCCCTGAGCGCTAGGAATCACTCCAGCCCACCGAAAGCGTCGGCAAGGGGGTGGGGCAGAACAAACAGCCCCAAATCCACCCGAACGAaatccgcgcgccgccccctgaccGCGCGGCACCCGCGAAATCTCTCCcgaataagaaagaaaaatcccAATCCGCATCACGCAAAAGGAGGCCGGCTGGGCAGGGGCGCCGATCGGCCGAAgggggcagcagaggacgtcgaaATCGAACGGGGAAAAATGGGAGGAGCAGGAGGGAGCCgtaccgtcgccgtcgccgtcgccgctgtTGACGCCGCCGCGGCGCGGGGTAGGTGGCGGAGGTGGGAGacgaggggagaggtggggagtTGAAAAAACCGTACCCTCCCACAGCTCGCACGCTCGCCAAGGACTTccgaggtggtggtgatga harbors:
- the LOC123410348 gene encoding uncharacterized protein LOC123410348, whose amino-acid sequence is MGSGNLMVKKVVRPSSFDLDMHLDKSWKEDVTCPICLDYPHNAVLLRCTSYEKGCRPFVCDTDQTRSNCLERFKGAYELPANVKVSSIAVAPLDSIHIVSSHANNRPSCPLCRGDVIGWIVNSEARLHLNQKKRCCEEDCCSFTGNFNELQKHTQQKHPDSRPSEIDPARQVDWDNFQQSSDIVDVLSTIHAQVPNGIVLGDYVIEYGDDDTGDDYEVLRRVRRKWWSFICCKAFCRYPRSRRRGRGRDNRGSGRRNSNQAHLENFNLEVPTQAVDLREIRFDEIDDEYIVTGAVPSMSTPGRMASFHYRDTRYGR